The following nucleotide sequence is from Cellulosilyticum sp. I15G10I2.
TATTGGCACATTTAATTCTTGAAGAACATAAGGTAATGACCCAATATGATCTTCATGTCCATGAGTAAGAACTATACCTCGCACTTTATGAATATTCTTAAGTAGATAAGTAATATCAGGAATAACTAAATCAATCCCTAACATTTCATCCGCGGGGAAAGCTAAACCGCAATCTACTATAACTATATCATCTTCGTATTCAAATACATTCAAGTTTTTTCCAATTTCACCAAGTCCTCCCAGTGAAATAAAACGTAATTTACTTCTTGTTTTTCTGTGTACCAAAATTACACCTCCATATATATTTAACGACTTACGTGTCGCTCATCTTTTTTACGCATTCCTTACAATGGCCATAGAACATCAAATTATGGTCATGTATTTTAAAGTTATATTTATTTTCAATCTCAGATTCTATTTCTTCTAATAAATCATTCTCGACTTCAAAAACTTTATTACAGCCTTCACAGATTAAATGATGATGATGATGTACTTCCTCATTGGAAGTAAGTTCAAACCGGCTGCATCCATCATCAAAATTAAGACGATCGATAATTCCCATATCTTCAAATAATTGAACCGTACGATAAACTGTTGCTAAACCTATTTCTGGATAATTTTTCTTAACTTTAGCATATATTTCTTCAGTAGATAGGTGTTCGTCACAATGCTCAATTAATACATCTAATACACTTCTGCGTTGTGTAGTTAATTTACACCCTTGTGCTTTTAAACGTTCTTTAAATACTGCAGTATTCAATTTATCTCATCCCCTTGCAAAGCTTTTTGTATTTATTAGTATTAATTAATTCTATATTTCAATATCGTAATCATCATTTGTCATAAACTCAACTGCAGCTTTTTTAAACTCATTCTCATCTTCAAGCAGTTGATAAGTAATATCTTCATCTAATTCACTTACTTCTTTTAAAATAGTTGCTACATCTTCCTGATCGACAACTAAAATATATTTTTTATTTTCTAACACAATTTCATCTAATACCTCGAAAAGTGTTTCTTCTCCTGTCGTTTCATCAAAAAACTTAATTTGTTCCATGAGCCTTTTCCCTTCTTATCATCTGCTAAAATAAGTTAAGCACACCTTTAATGCGTAGCGTCTAAGTAGTTTTGCAAAATAATAGTTGCCGCTAGCTTATCAATAACTTGTTTTCTCTTTTTACGGCTGACATCCGCTTCTAAAAGAAATCCTTCAGCAGCTACTGTACTTAATCTTTCATCCCAAACTACTACGGGAATTTTGAGCTTTGCTTCTAACTTTTCTTTAAATAATAGTGTTTTTTCACCTCTTTCACCTATAGAATTATTCATATTTTTAGGAAGCCCAAGAACGATTTTTTCAACTTTATACTCTGAACATAGCTCATTAAGCCTAGCTAAAGTAGGCTTTAAGTTATTTTCGTCTTGTCTTCTTATGATTTCTAGTCCTTGTGCAGTCCATCCAAATGGATCGCTCACTGCAACACCTGTTGTTTTAGTACCAAAATCTAAGCCTAGTATACGCAATATAATCCTCCTATAAAAAAGCTGTAGAGTATGCCCCTACAGCCCACTTTCTATTGCTTTAAATAACAAGTCACTAATTCTTCTAGTATTTCATCGCGTTCTAATTTTCGAATTTTGTTTCTTGCGCCATTATGGCTTGTAATATAAGTTGGGTCGCCGGACATAATATAACCTACTATTTGATTAATGGGATTGTACCCTTTTTCTTGGAGCGCTATATAAACCTCCATTAATATTTCTCTAGTTGAGGCTTTTTCTAGATTCTCTAAATGAAATTGCATTGTTTCATTAATATTCGCCATTTGTTTCACCTTCCAATATCTGCACCTGTGTCTTTAAGTATATCATAATACAAAATAAAACTATATACAATTACAAAAATATTAAAATATTATTATTATTGCATATGTCCTATTAATTCGTCATTATTTAATTTATCGATAACTACACGCGCTATAGTATTTTCAAGATTAACTTCACTTGGAACACGTACCTTAAGGTAATTACTTGTATAACCTGTTAAGATGTGGTCTTGATAGTCTTCAAAAAGAACTTCAGCCTGCTTATTTAAGCAGTTTATCATAAATGCTTTTCTTAAATCTTTTTCTACCGCACTTAGCACTTTAACTCTATAGTCTTTTATGTGTGATTCAACTTGATTCCCCATACTTGCAGCCGGTGTTCCTATACGTGGGGAAAATGGGAAAATATGAATCTGCGCAAGCTGCAGTTCCTTAACAAAGTCTAGTGTTTCACTAAACTCATCATCAGTCTCTCCTGGAAAACCAACTATAATATCTGTCGTAATAGCAACTTCCGGCCAAATACTTCTTAATTTAGCTACGCTCTCTTTGTATTCAGCTTTAGTATACTTCCTATTCATTCTTTCAAGAACACTTTCACTGCCACTTTGCAAGGACAGGTGGAAGTGTTTACACAACTTTGGCATATTGTTTATTTCCCTGATAAATGTATCGGTAATGACTAAAGGTTCAATCGAGCTCATTCTAATGCGCTTAATATCAGGTATCTCATGTACTTTTTTTAGGAGCTCTATCAAACTTGTATTACCTAAATCTTTCCCATATGAAGCCACATGTATTCCAGTTAAAACAATTTCTTTAAAACCAATTTGTGAAAGTCTTAGAGCTTCTTCTAAAACTTGATCTTCTTTTCTACTTCTAATTTTGCCCCTTACATACGGAATAATACAATAACTGCAATAATTATTGCAACCTTCTTGTATTTTTAAGTAAACCCTTGTACGCTCACCCATATCAGAGATCTTAAGCTCTTCAAACTCATCAACAGTCATAATGTCAGAAACAAGATTAATCTCTTTATTAATACCTGCATAGTATTCTCTAACCAACTGTGCAATTTGACTGCGTTTATTTGTGCCTACTATAATATCTATTTCATCAACTTGTTCCTTGATACCATCTCCTGCTATCTGAGCATAACATCCCATAGCAACAAGTATACTTTCTGGGTTTATTTTTTTTGTCTTTCTAAGCATTTGTCTACATTTCCTATCACTTAAGTGAGTAACTGTACATGTATTCACTACATATACATCCGCAAAATCATTAAAATCAACAATCTGATAGCCTTCCGCCTTAAAATCTTCTAAGACTGATTCTGTATCATATTGATTAACTTTACACCCTAAGGTATAGAATGCTGCTTTTCTCAATATTTCACCTCTTTCATATTGACAATCTTCATATCAAAATATATTATACAAGTAGCTTAAAAATATTTTCATGTATTTTTATCTAAATTTATCATATCATAATTAAATATAATGTTATTAGGAGGGCCGTACATGAAATCCATTACTATTTCACTTAATTCAATTGAAAAGGTAAAGCAATTTGTTAATCTTATAAATATTTATGATGGCGACTTTGATTTATCGTCTGGACGCTACATTATTGATGCCAAGTCTATTATGGGTATTTTCAGCTTGGATCTTAGCAAACCATTGCGTTTAGATATTTATAACGATAACTATGCAGATGAAATAATTTCAAAACTAAACGCATTTATTCACCAATAAACACCTATTTAAAAGCCCATCTCTATGGGCTTTTAAATAATTTGAATGATTTCCATCTGGCTTATGGCGCTTTCTATCATTTGTTCAAGCGTATCCTTTAGAATTTCTTCAGAGTTTTCAATAATATCTAAGCGCGGTTTTGTTTCTGGATGTTTAGGCACAAATATGGTACAGCAGTCTTCATAAGGTAAAATAGACGTCTCATACGTGTCTATTTTTTTAGAAATTTGAACAATCTCCTCTTTATCAAATCCGATCAAAGGACGAAATACCGGCATATTCACCACATGATCTGTCACAACTAAACTTTGTAAAGTTTGACTTGCAACCTGCCCAATGCTTTCTCCTGTTATAAGTGCCTTACTGTTATTCATCCTAGCGATCTTTTCAGCAATTCTCATCATAATTCTGCGCATAATGAGTGTCAACTGTATATGAGGGCATTTTTCATAAATGGTCATCTGTATTTCTGTAAAAGGCACTACATGTACTTTCATACTGCCTGTATACTGAGCGACTTTTTTAGCTAAATCAACAACCTTATCTTTTGCTCTTTCACTAGTATAGGGTGGACTGTGAAAATAAACTGCATCAATTTCGACACCACGTTTTGCAACCATCCATCCCGCTACTGGGCTATCTATGCCACCAGATAAAAGAAGTGTCGCTTGTCCATTGGTGCCATAAGGCATGCCACCTGCCCCCTTATAAGTTGTAGCATAGACATATGCACTGCTACGTAGTTCTACCATGAGTAGTACATCTGGATGATGCACATCTACTTTTACCTTTCCTTGTAATTCAGTTAAAAGATATTCTCCTATTTGTGCACTAACTTCCATAGAATTAAGAGGAAAGCGCTTATCTGCTCTTCTTGTTTCTACTTTAAAAGTTATCGCTTGATTTGAACACTCTTTATTCATTTGGGCATAGGCAAGTCTTTTAATAGCCTCCATAGATACTTCTTCTTCTTTTAACCCATACGCTATTCCAACTATACCAAAAATACGGCTAAGTTTATCAATTACTGCGCGTTCATCAATCAAAGTATCTTCTATAGGTTCTACCATAATTCTGCCCTGCTCTTTTTTTGTAACAAAGTGACCTAGTTCTTTAAGATTCTTTTTTATATTATCCACTAATCTATTTTCAAATAAGTATCTATTCTTCCCTTTAATAGCTATCTCACCATATTTAACTAAAAAGACTTTTTTCATCGTTGTTTTCCTCCTAAGGTATATCTTCTAAGCAATGCAACTTGTTCTTTTAATACTTGAAGTGTATTGTCAAGATCTTCTTTAGTAATATCTAACCCAAAGGAAAACCTTATTGCATTATCAAAGTCATCTTTGTGATTACCAATCGCCATAAGGGCGTGGCTATGACTCTTTTTATTAGAAGCACAGGCAGAGCCTGATGAGACATAAATTCCATTGTGTTCTAAAGCATGCAGTAAAACCTCAGCACGTACATTTCTAAATCCAATATTTAAAATATGTGGAGCTCCCTGAGAAACAGATGGTCCATTAATAAATGTATCTGGTATATGTGCTAAAATTTCATTTGCTAAATAGGTTTTAGCATCAAGATATTCTGCGTTAATTTGTTTCTTATTCTCAGTAACATACTTGCAAGCCTCTAACATCCCTGCAATACCAGGTGTGTTTTCTGTGCCGGAACGCAAGTCCTTTTGCTGTCCGCCTCCATAAATAAGAGGATTTAGTCGAACTTGTTTGCTTTTATAGAGAAAACCAATACCTCTTGGACCATAAAATTTATGTGCACTTACTGATAATAAGTCAATCTTATCCTTTTTTACATGAATCGGTATTTTACTAAAAGACTGCACGGCATCCACATGAAAAAGTGTTTCTTTATGCTTTTGTTTAATCAGTGTACCAATCTGTTCCAGCGGCTGAACGGTTCCAATTTCATTATTAACATGCATAATGCTGACTAAAATAGTTTGCTCATCTATAGCTTCCTCTAAAGCTTCAAGGTCAATATAGCCTTCTTTACTAACTGGAATCATGCAGATTTCAAATCCTTGAGATTTTAAATACTTAAAAGGTTCAAGGACTGATGGATGCTCAATGGCTGTAGTAATAATTTTATTACCTCTTCTTCTATAAGCCAAACTTGTACCTATGATAGCCATATTATTACTTTCGGTACCTCCAGATGTATAGATCATTTCATCTTGTGCACAGCCTAGTACTTTAGCTAGAAATACACTCGCATTTTTAATAATAGTTTCCGCTTCAATCCCTTTTTTATGCAAAGAAGAAGGATTCCCATAGATATTTATCATAATATCTGCAACCGCATCTGCTACCTGCTTAAGCGGCTTTGTTGTTGATGCATTATCTAAATAGATTTCTTTCATAACCTTTTCCTCTTTCATTTATCACTTACATAAAAAATGAGGGTATCTTCCCCTCATTTTTTTATCTATTCATGACATTATAAATAGCTTGCAAAACACGAGTTTTTTCAAAGGGTTTAACTACAAAGTCTCTGGCACCTCTTTTAATAGCTTCTACAACTTTAGAATGCTGCCCCATAGCCGAACACATAATTATTTTTGTATCTGGGCTTACCTGCAATATTTTCTCTATGGCTTCAATACCATCCATCTCTGGCATTGTAATATCTAATGTAACAATATCAGGCTTTAGTTCTTCTGCCATTTCAATAGCTTGAACACCATTTCCTGCCTCGCCGATTACTTTAAAACCTGCTTCTGTAAGCATCTTTTTAAGTACGGTTCTCATAAATATTGCATCGTCTACTACTAGAAAAGTTACATCATTCATCGTCAACTACCACCCATTTCATACATAATATTAGCAAGAACAACAAGTCCTGCTGTTTCGCTGCGCAGTATACGTTTGCCTAGTGTAACGGGCAAAATATTTTTGCATTTAGCAAATTCAATTTCTTCTTCTGTAAATCCACCTTCCGGACCAATAAACACACCTATAGATTGATAATTAGAGGCTCTTAAAAAAGCCTTAATATGATGAGCATGCTCATTCTCAAAAGGTATACATGAAACTTCATACTGATCTCTGGCATAGAGTATAGCTTCTTTAAACAAAATAGGTTTTAAAACTTCTGGGACAATACCTCTTTTACTTTGTTTCGCCGCACTTTCAGCTATCTTATTCCATCTATCTAATTTATTCTTAATCTTAGTATCAGATTCCATTTTCACAATACATCGTTCTGTACATATAGGAATAATTTTAGTAACACCAATTTCTACACTTTTTTGAATCACAAACTCCATTTTTTCACCTTTTACAAGGGATTGAAATAAAATCGTTTCTACTGCTGGTTCTGTTTCACATAATAAAACATGCTTAATTTTAGCATATATGACATCCGTATCCATTTTTTTTATTATACACTGATAATCCTTACCTTGTCTATCATTAATTAAAATTTCTTTGCCTTCAGTTAATCTGAGTACATTTTTAATATGTTTTACATCTGTTCCTGTAATTAAAATATAATCTTGATCAATTGCTCCATGATCCACAAAAAATTTTGCCATAATAAATACCTTTTCTTAAGTGATATTTTATTTTAAGTGTGCTGTAATCGCAACCCAATCATTTTTTTCCGTTATTTCATCAATCTCAAAGCCACTCTCTTGTAAGGCTTCCTCAACTTCTTTTGATCTTTCACCTATAACACCAGAAGCTATCAGAATGCCCTGTGGTTTTAAAAATTTTCCAAATATATCTTTCATAAACAAAATAACATCAGCGACAATATTAGCAACAACAATATCATACCCTTCTGAACTAATCGCCTCAGCTAAGTCGTTATTTTCTATGACATTACCGCAATATGTTTTAAAAGTATTAGAAGAAATATTATTTTTCTTAAAATTATCCTCTGCTATATTCACAGAATTTTGATCAATATCAACTGCCGTCACTTCTTTTGCCCCGAGTAAAACTGCAGCTACAGAAAGAATCCCGCTACCGCATCCCATATCTAATACCCTACAATCTTGTGTAATAGATTTCTCAAGTTGACAAATACAGAGCTGAGTAGTATAGTGCTGTCCTGTTCCAAAGCTAGAATTAGGATCAATCTCTAAAATCATGCGATTAGTTTGTCCTTTATATTCTTCCCAAGAAGGTTTAATTACAAATTTTTCACCTACTTCGAAAGGTTTAAAATACTGTTTCCAATTATTAGCCCAATCTTCCTCATTTACATTGCCGAGTTCTAAAGTTAATTCCCCATAATTCTGTTCGGTATCTGAAGCTTTTAGTCTGGCTAGTATGTTCTTAAGCTCAACAAATGTCTCATTACCCTGCATATTATCTGCAAAATAGACCGTAATACTTGTTTCGCTATCCTTTAATTTTTCAACTTCCTCGTCCATATAATCCCACTCAGTTCCCCAACCTTTTAAAAATTCATCAAAATCATCAGGGTCTTGCACAACAAATCCTGTTACGCCTAATTGTAATAATACGCCTGTTATAATCTCAAGTCCTTGCTTTGAAGTATATATTGTAACCTCTAACCAGTTCATTGCTTCATCTCCATATTCAAATTTATTTAAATTATATGACACCCCGTACATTTATTCAAGCACTTAGTAGATTTATCTAAACAACTTATAATTAATAAACTATTATATCTTTTTTTAAAATAATATTTTAATTTCTTACTAAATAGTATATGATAAATAGGGATATTTAGAAAATTTAATTAAGGAGGTGTTTTAAGATGAATCCAATGTACTCAGCATTATACTCTGCTATACAATTTATTCCTCTTCTTGAAATTGTGCTTAGGGTTATCCTTTATATAGCCGTTATTTATATTCTTTTTGGTCCGCTGCGTAAACTAGTTAAGGCTGCCACTGTTCATTTAGAATCCCAAAAATCAACTTTTGATGAGGCTATTATCACTACTGAAGTTGTATCTGACCCAATCGAAGAACGTACTACTGAAGAATAATGTTTTCATTCACTAAAAAACTTCCCTTTAAACATACAGTATTAAAAAGGAAGTTTTTTTATTTGAAACTTTTTATTTTTTCTTAAATATATTTTGCCAACCTTTTTTAGATTCTTCTGTTTGGTCACCTGTCTCGTTTTCAAAATCTCTAATGATATTCTTTTGCTTATCGGTTAAATTCTTTGGCACAACGATGTAAACTTCTACGTACTGATCACCACGGTATTTCTTATTACGTATATTAGGAATACCTTTGCTTTGAAGTCTGAAGGTTGTAGATGTCTGTGTGCCGGCTTGTATTGAAAATTTGACATTACCATCCAAAGTAGGAATAGATAATTCTGCCCCAAGTGCTGCTTGTGCAAAACTAATTGGCATACGCATGTATACATCATTTCCTTTTCTTTCCAGAACCTCATGCGGTTTGATGGAGATTGTAACAAGCAAGTCACCTGCTGGAGCCCCTACTTCCCCTATTTCTCCTTTACCAGACACCCTTAAGGTTTGACCATGGTCAATACCTGCTGGTATACTTATGGTTACTTTTTTCTGAACTCTTACTTTTCCTTGTCCATGACAAGTTGTACAAGGTTCTTTAATAATTTTGCCCTGACCATGACACGCATCACAAGTCTGAACGCTTTGCATAGCTCCTAAAATTGTTCGTTGCGTTACACGTATCTGCCCTGTTCCACCACACTTACTGCAATGAACAGCACTTGTACCCGGTTTAGCTTTGCTTCCATGGCAAGTCGCACATGTTTCAGAGGTATTAACAGTAATTTCTTTCTCACATCCAAAAGCAGCTTCTTCAAATGCAATTTGAATAGTCTGTCTGATATCAGCCCCAGGCATAGGTCCGCTTGGTCTTCTGCGTCCTCCCCCACCAAATATGTCTCCAAATACACTTCCAAATATATCATTCATATCAAAATCTGTATCAAACCCACCTGAGAAACCGCCACCACCAGCTGTTTGATCAAAAGCGCTATGTCCATATCTATCATAAGCAGCTCTTTTTTGCTCATCACTTAATACTTCATAAGCCTCTGTTGCCTCTTTAAATTTTGATTCAGCCTCTTTGTTATCAGGATTTGCATCCGGATGATATTTTTTAGCAACTTTTCTATAAGCTTTTTTTATATCAGTATCCTGAGCTCCTTTTGATACTCCCAGAATATCATAATAATCTCTTTTTTCCACACATTTCACCACCCAAATCAGATATTTTCAAAATCTCATCTCTATATATTACTACATATCAGTTTATTTTACAAAACATTAACACAGAAACAGTCAAAGAGCATTACTCTTTGACCGTTTTCTGCATTATTATTCTTCTTTAAAATCAGCATCAATTACATCATCATTAGGGGCACTGCCTGCTCCAGTGTTCATATCAGCGCCCTCTGCACCTGGAGCTGCCTGACTATAAAGTTTTTCTGATATCGCATAGAAAACGTTTGTGAGTTCCTCTTTTGCAGCTTTAAGTTCTGAAATATCAGCATCTGTCATTGTT
It contains:
- a CDS encoding Fur family transcriptional regulator, encoding MNTAVFKERLKAQGCKLTTQRRSVLDVLIEHCDEHLSTEEIYAKVKKNYPEIGLATVYRTVQLFEDMGIIDRLNFDDGCSRFELTSNEEVHHHHHLICEGCNKVFEVENDLLEEIESEIENKYNFKIHDHNLMFYGHCKECVKKMSDT
- a CDS encoding DUF1292 domain-containing protein, whose product is MEQIKFFDETTGEETLFEVLDEIVLENKKYILVVDQEDVATILKEVSELDEDITYQLLEDENEFKKAAVEFMTNDDYDIEI
- the ruvX gene encoding Holliday junction resolvase RuvX, with translation MRILGLDFGTKTTGVAVSDPFGWTAQGLEIIRRQDENNLKPTLARLNELCSEYKVEKIVLGLPKNMNNSIGERGEKTLLFKEKLEAKLKIPVVVWDERLSTVAAEGFLLEADVSRKKRKQVIDKLAATIILQNYLDATH
- a CDS encoding IreB family regulatory phosphoprotein, which translates into the protein MQFHLENLEKASTREILMEVYIALQEKGYNPINQIVGYIMSGDPTYITSHNGARNKIRKLERDEILEELVTCYLKQ
- the mtaB gene encoding tRNA (N(6)-L-threonylcarbamoyladenosine(37)-C(2))-methylthiotransferase MtaB, producing the protein MRKAAFYTLGCKVNQYDTESVLEDFKAEGYQIVDFNDFADVYVVNTCTVTHLSDRKCRQMLRKTKKINPESILVAMGCYAQIAGDGIKEQVDEIDIIVGTNKRSQIAQLVREYYAGINKEINLVSDIMTVDEFEELKISDMGERTRVYLKIQEGCNNYCSYCIIPYVRGKIRSRKEDQVLEEALRLSQIGFKEIVLTGIHVASYGKDLGNTSLIELLKKVHEIPDIKRIRMSSIEPLVITDTFIREINNMPKLCKHFHLSLQSGSESVLERMNRKYTKAEYKESVAKLRSIWPEVAITTDIIVGFPGETDDEFSETLDFVKELQLAQIHIFPFSPRIGTPAASMGNQVESHIKDYRVKVLSAVEKDLRKAFMINCLNKQAEVLFEDYQDHILTGYTSNYLKVRVPSEVNLENTIARVVIDKLNNDELIGHMQ
- a CDS encoding HPr family phosphocarrier protein, whose translation is MKSITISLNSIEKVKQFVNLINIYDGDFDLSSGRYIIDAKSIMGIFSLDLSKPLRLDIYNDNYADEIISKLNAFIHQ
- the thiI gene encoding tRNA uracil 4-sulfurtransferase ThiI, yielding MKKVFLVKYGEIAIKGKNRYLFENRLVDNIKKNLKELGHFVTKKEQGRIMVEPIEDTLIDERAVIDKLSRIFGIVGIAYGLKEEEVSMEAIKRLAYAQMNKECSNQAITFKVETRRADKRFPLNSMEVSAQIGEYLLTELQGKVKVDVHHPDVLLMVELRSSAYVYATTYKGAGGMPYGTNGQATLLLSGGIDSPVAGWMVAKRGVEIDAVYFHSPPYTSERAKDKVVDLAKKVAQYTGSMKVHVVPFTEIQMTIYEKCPHIQLTLIMRRIMMRIAEKIARMNNSKALITGESIGQVASQTLQSLVVTDHVVNMPVFRPLIGFDKEEIVQISKKIDTYETSILPYEDCCTIFVPKHPETKPRLDIIENSEEILKDTLEQMIESAISQMEIIQII
- a CDS encoding cysteine desulfurase family protein, with the protein product MKEIYLDNASTTKPLKQVADAVADIMINIYGNPSSLHKKGIEAETIIKNASVFLAKVLGCAQDEMIYTSGGTESNNMAIIGTSLAYRRRGNKIITTAIEHPSVLEPFKYLKSQGFEICMIPVSKEGYIDLEALEEAIDEQTILVSIMHVNNEIGTVQPLEQIGTLIKQKHKETLFHVDAVQSFSKIPIHVKKDKIDLLSVSAHKFYGPRGIGFLYKSKQVRLNPLIYGGGQQKDLRSGTENTPGIAGMLEACKYVTENKKQINAEYLDAKTYLANEILAHIPDTFINGPSVSQGAPHILNIGFRNVRAEVLLHALEHNGIYVSSGSACASNKKSHSHALMAIGNHKDDFDNAIRFSFGLDITKEDLDNTLQVLKEQVALLRRYTLGGKQR
- a CDS encoding response regulator codes for the protein MNDVTFLVVDDAIFMRTVLKKMLTEAGFKVIGEAGNGVQAIEMAEELKPDIVTLDITMPEMDGIEAIEKILQVSPDTKIIMCSAMGQHSKVVEAIKRGARDFVVKPFEKTRVLQAIYNVMNR
- a CDS encoding RsmE family RNA methyltransferase encodes the protein MAKFFVDHGAIDQDYILITGTDVKHIKNVLRLTEGKEILINDRQGKDYQCIIKKMDTDVIYAKIKHVLLCETEPAVETILFQSLVKGEKMEFVIQKSVEIGVTKIIPICTERCIVKMESDTKIKNKLDRWNKIAESAAKQSKRGIVPEVLKPILFKEAILYARDQYEVSCIPFENEHAHHIKAFLRASNYQSIGVFIGPEGGFTEEEIEFAKCKNILPVTLGKRILRSETAGLVVLANIMYEMGGS
- the prmA gene encoding 50S ribosomal protein L11 methyltransferase, whose product is MNWLEVTIYTSKQGLEIITGVLLQLGVTGFVVQDPDDFDEFLKGWGTEWDYMDEEVEKLKDSETSITVYFADNMQGNETFVELKNILARLKASDTEQNYGELTLELGNVNEEDWANNWKQYFKPFEVGEKFVIKPSWEEYKGQTNRMILEIDPNSSFGTGQHYTTQLCICQLEKSITQDCRVLDMGCGSGILSVAAVLLGAKEVTAVDIDQNSVNIAEDNFKKNNISSNTFKTYCGNVIENNDLAEAISSEGYDIVVANIVADVILFMKDIFGKFLKPQGILIASGVIGERSKEVEEALQESGFEIDEITEKNDWVAITAHLK
- the dnaJ gene encoding molecular chaperone DnaJ, giving the protein MEKRDYYDILGVSKGAQDTDIKKAYRKVAKKYHPDANPDNKEAESKFKEATEAYEVLSDEQKRAAYDRYGHSAFDQTAGGGGFSGGFDTDFDMNDIFGSVFGDIFGGGGRRRPSGPMPGADIRQTIQIAFEEAAFGCEKEITVNTSETCATCHGSKAKPGTSAVHCSKCGGTGQIRVTQRTILGAMQSVQTCDACHGQGKIIKEPCTTCHGQGKVRVQKKVTISIPAGIDHGQTLRVSGKGEIGEVGAPAGDLLVTISIKPHEVLERKGNDVYMRMPISFAQAALGAELSIPTLDGNVKFSIQAGTQTSTTFRLQSKGIPNIRNKKYRGDQYVEVYIVVPKNLTDKQKNIIRDFENETGDQTEESKKGWQNIFKKK